Proteins encoded by one window of Streptomyces sp. NBC_01571:
- a CDS encoding pirin family protein, translating into MPAVTVENPLTLPRVVAPADAVARPVLTVTTAPSGFEGEGFPVRRAFAGINYRHLDPFIMMDQMGEVEYAPGEPKGTPWHPHRGFETVTYIIDGIFDHQDSNGGGGTITNGDTQWMTAGAGLLHIEAPPESLVMSGGLFHGLQLWVNLPAKDKMMAPRYQDIRGRSVQLLSTPDGGALLRVIAGELDGHEGPGVTHTPITMVHATVAPGAELTLPWREDFNGLAYVLAGRGSVGTERRPVHTGQTAVFGAGGSLTVRADEKQDANTPDLEVVLLGGQPIREPMAHYGPFVMNTREELQQAVEDFQKGRLGTIPAVHGMSERGL; encoded by the coding sequence ATGCCTGCAGTGACCGTCGAAAACCCGCTGACCCTTCCCCGTGTGGTGGCGCCGGCCGACGCCGTGGCCCGTCCCGTGCTCACCGTGACGACCGCGCCCAGCGGCTTCGAGGGCGAGGGATTTCCGGTCCGTCGCGCGTTCGCCGGGATCAACTACCGCCACCTCGACCCGTTCATCATGATGGACCAGATGGGTGAGGTGGAGTACGCGCCGGGAGAGCCCAAGGGCACCCCCTGGCACCCGCACCGCGGCTTCGAGACCGTGACCTACATCATCGACGGGATCTTCGACCACCAGGACTCCAACGGTGGCGGCGGCACCATCACCAACGGGGACACCCAGTGGATGACCGCCGGCGCCGGCCTCCTGCACATCGAGGCCCCGCCGGAGTCGCTCGTCATGTCCGGCGGCCTCTTCCACGGCCTCCAGCTGTGGGTGAACCTCCCGGCCAAGGACAAGATGATGGCCCCGAGGTACCAGGACATCCGCGGTCGCTCGGTCCAGCTGCTGAGCACCCCCGACGGCGGCGCGCTGCTGCGTGTCATCGCCGGTGAGCTCGACGGCCACGAGGGCCCCGGCGTCACGCACACGCCGATCACCATGGTCCACGCGACCGTTGCGCCCGGCGCGGAGCTCACCCTCCCCTGGCGCGAGGACTTCAACGGTCTCGCCTACGTCCTCGCCGGACGCGGCAGCGTCGGCACGGAGCGCCGTCCGGTCCACACCGGCCAGACCGCGGTCTTCGGCGCGGGCGGCTCGCTGACCGTCCGCGCGGACGAGAAGCAGGACGCGAACACCCCGGACCTGGAGGTCGTCCTCCTCGGCGGACAGCCGATCCGTGAGCCCATGGCCCACTACGGCCCCTTCGTGATGAACACCCGCGAGGAGCTGCAGCAGGCCGTCGAGGACTTCCAGAAGGGCCGCCTGGGCACCATCCCGGCGGTGCACGGAATGTCCGAGCGCGGACTGTAG
- a CDS encoding AI-2E family transporter — MQLLSEGVRRLAAWCAVILLVAGVAWVGIRLCEELRTAVVPVLLALLGTALLRPLYRRLVHMRVHRSLAAGLTCVAVVVVVGGAVYIVVAALIDTGDQILASLKQAARSVAEHFGAPGTSLDDLTSHSRELLTKFGGTAASNVISGVSVVGESIAVALLALLLVFFFLRDSHRATGLVRSLAPHGTADILEAMARRAFGAVEGFMRGTTLIALIDALCITVGLLILGVPGAVGLGALVFVGAYIPYLGAFISGAVAVLVALADRGLVIALWALGVVLAVQVLEGHVLQPMIQSRTVQMHPAVVLLAITAGASVAGILGMLFSVPLTAAAFGVISELRERYSSGLVVDDS, encoded by the coding sequence GTGCAGCTACTCTCCGAGGGCGTCCGGCGGCTGGCGGCCTGGTGTGCCGTGATCCTGCTCGTCGCCGGTGTGGCGTGGGTCGGGATCCGGCTGTGCGAGGAGCTGCGGACGGCGGTCGTGCCGGTGCTGCTCGCGCTGCTGGGCACCGCGCTGCTGCGGCCGCTGTACCGGCGGCTGGTGCACATGCGGGTCCACCGGTCACTGGCCGCGGGGCTCACCTGTGTCGCGGTCGTCGTGGTGGTGGGCGGGGCGGTCTACATCGTCGTCGCCGCGCTCATCGACACCGGGGACCAGATCCTGGCCTCGCTCAAACAGGCCGCGCGGTCCGTCGCCGAGCACTTCGGCGCGCCGGGCACCTCCCTCGACGACCTCACCTCGCACTCCAGGGAACTGCTGACCAAGTTCGGCGGGACGGCCGCGTCCAACGTCATCAGCGGGGTCAGCGTGGTCGGCGAGAGCATCGCCGTGGCCCTACTGGCCCTGCTGCTCGTCTTCTTCTTCCTCCGCGACTCCCACCGCGCCACCGGCCTGGTGCGCTCGCTCGCGCCCCACGGCACCGCCGACATCCTGGAGGCCATGGCGCGCCGCGCCTTCGGAGCCGTCGAGGGCTTCATGCGCGGGACCACCCTCATCGCCCTGATCGACGCTCTGTGCATCACCGTCGGGCTGCTGATCCTGGGCGTCCCGGGTGCGGTCGGCCTCGGCGCGCTCGTCTTCGTGGGCGCGTACATCCCCTACCTGGGCGCGTTCATCTCCGGCGCGGTGGCGGTGCTGGTCGCGCTCGCCGACCGGGGGCTGGTGATCGCGCTGTGGGCGCTCGGGGTCGTCCTCGCCGTGCAGGTGCTGGAAGGGCACGTGCTGCAGCCGATGATCCAGAGCCGCACCGTGCAGATGCATCCGGCGGTCGTGCTGCTGGCGATCACGGCGGGCGCGTCCGTCGCGGGGATCCTGGGGATGCTGTTCTCCGTACCGCTGACGGCGGCCGCCTTCGGGGTGATCTCGGAGCTGCGCGAGCGCTACTCGTCGGGCTTGGTCGTGGACGACTCGTAG